One Pseudorhodoplanes sinuspersici DNA segment encodes these proteins:
- the fliM gene encoding flagellar motor switch protein FliM encodes MSDKDQVDQEALAAEWGLGLQSGNDGQDVTVAVKPLGLEAGLENAPAVSASADGGSAWAAMIDESKISPKGSAERVLNQEEIDSLLGFSLADVSLNDNSGIRAIIDSAMVSYERLPMLEIVFDRLVRLLTTSLRNFTSDNVEVSLDRITSVRFGDYINSIPLPTVLSVFKAEEWENFGLVTVNSSLIYSMIDVLLGGRRGSGTTRVEGRPYTTIETNLVKRMVELILADAELAFKPLSPVKFNIDRIESNPRFAAITRPANAAILIRLRIDMEDRGGTAEILLPYATIEPIRGVLLQMFMGEKFGRDQIWEEHLATEIGQAAVSVDAVLYEAKLPLRQIMELKVGDTLPLEIRPDAHITVRCGDVSLTEGRMGRVGDRISVRVSKPLRKPKMTYAMFENADDSRKRLEAP; translated from the coding sequence ATGAGCGATAAGGATCAGGTCGATCAGGAAGCCCTCGCGGCGGAATGGGGGCTCGGCCTTCAATCCGGCAATGACGGTCAGGACGTTACGGTTGCGGTCAAGCCGCTTGGATTAGAGGCCGGGTTGGAGAATGCGCCGGCAGTCAGCGCGTCTGCCGACGGCGGAAGCGCCTGGGCCGCGATGATCGACGAGAGCAAGATCAGCCCGAAAGGCAGCGCCGAGCGTGTCCTCAATCAGGAGGAGATCGACAGCCTGCTCGGCTTCAGTCTCGCCGATGTCAGCCTCAACGACAATTCCGGCATTCGCGCCATTATCGACAGCGCGATGGTGTCCTACGAGCGTCTGCCGATGCTCGAAATCGTCTTCGACCGGCTGGTCCGGTTGCTGACAACATCGCTGCGCAATTTCACCTCGGACAATGTCGAAGTCTCGCTCGATCGCATCACCTCGGTGCGCTTCGGCGACTATATCAACTCGATCCCGCTGCCTACGGTGCTGTCCGTGTTCAAGGCCGAGGAATGGGAGAATTTCGGGCTCGTCACCGTCAATTCCAGCCTGATCTACTCGATGATCGACGTGCTGCTTGGCGGGCGCCGCGGCTCGGGCACGACACGTGTCGAAGGACGGCCCTATACGACGATCGAAACCAATCTCGTCAAGCGGATGGTCGAGTTGATTCTGGCCGACGCCGAATTGGCGTTCAAGCCACTCTCGCCGGTGAAGTTCAACATCGACCGGATCGAAAGCAATCCGCGCTTCGCCGCCATTACCCGGCCGGCCAATGCCGCGATCCTGATCCGGCTGCGCATCGATATGGAAGATCGCGGCGGTACGGCCGAGATCTTGCTGCCATACGCGACCATCGAACCGATCCGCGGTGTTTTGCTGCAGATGTTCATGGGCGAAAAATTCGGCCGCGATCAGATCTGGGAAGAGCATCTGGCAACCGAAATCGGCCAGGCTGCGGTCAGTGTCGATGCGGTGCTCTATGAAGCGAAGCTGCCGCTGCGCCAAATCATGGAATTGAAGGTTGGCGATACGCTGCCGCTGGAAATCCGTCCCGACGCGCACATCACCGTTCGATGCGGCGACGTCTCGCTGACCGAGGGCCGCATGGGCCGCGTCGGCGATCGTATTTCGGTTCGCGTGTCCAAGCCGTTGCGCAAGCCGAAGATGACCTACGCCATGTTCGAAAATGCCGACGATTCAAGAAAGCGCCTGGAGGCACCGTGA
- the flgF gene encoding flagellar basal-body rod protein FlgF, with protein MANASLIGLSRQMALRRELDVVSNNVANINTTGFKGDTAVFEEYVMPKARHDGFPGKHSKLSYVHDRATWHDLTQGPLRQTGNPLDVAIDGKDFFVVQTPQGERYTRNGSFQINSTGELVTSQGYRVMGEAGPIQFQTDDKDIIINRDGTIAVPDGTRGKLRLVSFEDAQRLRKDGFSTFSAPNGVVPQASQLPHVIQGSIEQSNVKGIVEMTRLIEVTRAYTQTATLLQQHGDMRKSSIERLAEVPA; from the coding sequence ATGGCAAATGCGTCCCTCATCGGGTTGTCGCGGCAAATGGCATTGCGTCGCGAACTCGACGTGGTTTCGAACAACGTCGCCAACATCAACACGACGGGTTTCAAGGGCGATACGGCGGTCTTTGAAGAATACGTCATGCCGAAGGCCCGGCATGACGGGTTTCCGGGGAAGCACAGCAAACTGTCCTACGTGCATGACCGCGCGACCTGGCACGACCTGACTCAAGGGCCACTGCGGCAGACCGGCAATCCACTCGATGTTGCAATCGACGGCAAGGATTTCTTCGTCGTCCAGACGCCGCAGGGAGAACGTTACACGCGCAACGGCTCGTTCCAGATCAATAGCACGGGCGAACTCGTGACGAGCCAGGGCTATCGCGTGATGGGCGAAGCAGGCCCGATCCAGTTCCAGACCGACGACAAGGATATCATCATCAATCGCGACGGAACAATCGCCGTGCCGGACGGCACACGCGGCAAACTCCGCCTAGTCTCATTCGAAGATGCTCAGCGTCTGCGGAAGGACGGCTTCTCAACATTCTCCGCTCCGAACGGCGTCGTCCCGCAGGCATCGCAGCTTCCGCACGTGATCCAGGGTTCGATCGAGCAATCCAACGTCAAGGGTATCGTCGAGATGACACGGCTCATCGAGGTCACCCGTGCCTATACGCAAACAGCTACGTTGCTGCAGCAACACGGCGACATGCGGAAATCGTCGATCGAGCGTCTTGCCGAAGTCCCGGCCTAA
- a CDS encoding DUF6468 domain-containing protein — MSYNIGLMIESLVAVLLVLTILYCARLNKQIGQLKADEKLMKASIVELVMATEKAERAIGGLKLTAREAEDTLGARLRESEAYCTAMAGHLKAGEDVLNRLRKIAYANKLLAGEATAAKAESFTRKDDVKTQDPKSVVAAAQALAERAMARVNGRAA; from the coding sequence GTGAGCTACAATATTGGATTGATGATCGAATCCCTTGTCGCGGTTCTATTGGTTCTGACGATTTTGTATTGCGCACGTCTCAACAAGCAGATTGGACAGCTCAAGGCTGACGAAAAACTGATGAAAGCCAGCATCGTCGAGCTGGTCATGGCAACCGAGAAAGCCGAACGCGCGATCGGCGGGCTGAAGCTCACCGCAAGAGAGGCTGAAGATACGCTGGGCGCCCGCTTGCGCGAATCCGAGGCTTATTGCACGGCCATGGCCGGTCATCTGAAGGCTGGCGAGGACGTGCTCAACCGGCTTCGCAAGATCGCCTATGCCAACAAGCTTCTGGCTGGCGAGGCCACGGCGGCGAAAGCAGAGTCTTTCACCCGGAAAGATGACGTCAAAACGCAGGATCCGAAATCGGTTGTCGCCGCAGCGCAAGCTCTTGCCGAGCGGGCCATGGCGCGAGTGAATGGCCGCGCGGCATGA
- the fliL gene encoding flagellar basal body-associated protein FliL, with the protein MADKKKQADADVAADEGVADGKPARKKKFPLKLILMAVGGLVLLGAGGGAFFMMKNKASATAMAAPVAKPPAFLDLPDTLVNLSNTGNERPQYLKVKIVLELPDQTMVAQVQPVLPRVMDSFQTYLRELRPTDLDGSAGLYRLKEELTRRVNNAIVPSRVNAVLFKEIVVQ; encoded by the coding sequence ATGGCGGACAAGAAGAAGCAGGCCGACGCGGATGTCGCGGCTGATGAAGGCGTGGCTGACGGAAAGCCCGCTCGGAAAAAGAAATTCCCACTCAAGCTGATCTTGATGGCGGTTGGTGGCCTCGTCCTGCTCGGCGCCGGAGGCGGTGCTTTCTTCATGATGAAGAACAAGGCGTCGGCGACCGCTATGGCAGCTCCGGTTGCCAAGCCGCCGGCATTCCTCGATCTTCCCGACACGCTGGTGAACCTTTCCAACACCGGAAACGAGCGCCCGCAATATCTGAAGGTCAAGATCGTACTGGAATTGCCCGATCAGACGATGGTTGCACAGGTGCAGCCGGTATTGCCGCGGGTGATGGATTCCTTCCAGACTTATCTGCGCGAATTGCGCCCGACCGATCTCGATGGTTCTGCCGGCCTTTATCGTCTCAAGGAAGAACTGACCCGCCGCGTCAATAACGCGATTGTGCCCAGTCGCGTGAATGCCGTGCTGTTCAAAGAAATTGTGGTTCAGTGA
- the flgG gene encoding flagellar basal-body rod protein FlgG produces MRALHTAATGMMAQELNVQVISNNIANMRTTGYKRQRAEFQDLLYEHVRRVGTQTSEQGNILPSGIELGSGVKTVGTPRLMTQGTPITTGKEHDIAIRGEGFFPITMPDGRTAYTRDGSFAVDATGRLVTAQGYLIEPAITVPQNSTGFTVNAQGQVMVTPAGTTTPTQIGQIQIAMFMNKSGLQGIGDNLYLETPSSGTPQLGTPGTLSFGNLMQNALEQANVEAVSEISDLIAAQRAYEMNAKVVTAADQMLQSTSGMMR; encoded by the coding sequence ATGCGAGCTTTGCATACTGCGGCAACCGGAATGATGGCCCAGGAACTCAACGTTCAGGTCATCTCCAACAACATCGCCAACATGCGCACCACTGGCTACAAGCGCCAGCGCGCGGAATTTCAGGACCTGCTTTACGAACACGTGCGCCGCGTCGGCACACAGACGTCGGAGCAAGGCAATATTCTGCCTTCCGGCATCGAGCTCGGGTCGGGCGTGAAAACCGTCGGCACGCCGCGTCTCATGACGCAAGGCACGCCGATAACAACCGGAAAAGAGCACGACATCGCCATCCGCGGTGAAGGTTTCTTTCCGATCACGATGCCGGACGGACGCACGGCTTATACGCGCGACGGCTCATTTGCTGTCGATGCAACCGGCCGCCTCGTCACCGCACAAGGCTACCTGATCGAACCCGCCATCACGGTTCCGCAGAACTCAACCGGCTTTACGGTGAATGCGCAGGGCCAGGTGATGGTGACGCCGGCGGGAACGACAACGCCAACGCAGATCGGCCAGATCCAGATCGCGATGTTCATGAACAAGTCGGGCCTGCAAGGCATCGGCGACAACCTGTATCTCGAGACACCGTCATCGGGCACGCCACAACTGGGGACACCAGGGACGCTCAGCTTCGGCAATCTGATGCAGAACGCGCTCGAACAGGCCAATGTGGAAGCGGTCAGCGAGATCTCCGATCTGATCGCCGCGCAGCGCGCCTACGAAATGAACGCCAAGGTCGTCACCGCAGCGGATCAGATGCTGCAGTCGACGTCCGGCATGATGCGATAA